In Astatotilapia calliptera chromosome 23, fAstCal1.2, whole genome shotgun sequence, a genomic segment contains:
- the nhsl1a gene encoding NHS-like protein 1 isoform X3, giving the protein MVLIGTAIKSVLRYLSKTRGDGDSKWSVHYTTQKPQQGLRFIPGKRRSGSADDLRACNGLTQHGCSIPSGSQPPPPSPTLPPFSSINQSDGTARRGWRDKSRKMKSRVLDFFSKSCFSVCFKFSVWRRKSTTSSEEDEMFILNNRRPLTPLVLNPVHLTSCWDDDEQTYEPKVEMDVEPHPRLPTPEERMRQQAEAVAADIVPINVTGESFDRQASFRRTLSNADSLNRRPRKLSRRKTVTGIPDNALPKSPSISDVLPGQFSTVGRPASECTSPHQQRNMEVEEKGDLRKEEQLSTRRIRAPKGEGMSSLMASLTSSPHIGCHSGSCCSPSLESHTLPRPATNSSLNSEASCNSVSCRTLSTSSSCYQSQDLQGFPSDLHPLLPFDPTARVMPQSPSSSFNSVPSSPIISSVPATSSCALQSEWASPNDKPNNEALSSPGSLPSSPITDSETQFHYPAEDDLTTTKQDTQCFSDGCSLTGERWSYKTLSPTSSVHSGISQEMRCVSDEGWNFDPLLSSGRSSPSCTDSSSLRSVKMSSPSLNREKRKSSTSSCYSRSVTRSISLRKSKRPPPPPLRSDSLRRRPGRSKSSRSSSSPKVERGPRLERTMQHTPASSPQNFQDPWVPRSSTKRRQSGLNCGTVSTFEPLNPDCQASTSSDSPPSNLEPTHLSPGSPGSEEEGLTFTLNHQPPASSSVPGLQRLASPSSGYSSQSNTPTPGTPVSSPLIPSSPLTTSPGAFSLPPTSPFSSSCFTSFPLSPVASSLPRTRSRGEGRPKPPVPERKSSLFSSLSSSFSSTSSLSSCTSSDSSAKHINLPAPPPRPPLLESSLLSLSCSPIHETLPPPPPPPLQSCSPAPCSFTKLSLVPLPSPSSLPLPPPPPPLPPLSLARPSPLPPFSRPPPPPYSYAVRQTSHHDLVFTVSSSTNFPPPPTSPPPPPCSELPDMPIADLPPPPPPPPLPPLSTVPTPFASVFSRPSPDAFPHKYGKAHPCPLVTAQALQDVKLRSIKNQEVLPANGTSTDDGALLSVGNHGNQDLPIKEAQHYLADLTKGNLVSNTSVNLAEQGSENDICYVANNDNNTASASLDNASLHSPDNAEMKQPKHESDDDFFKQTKTELLADESDFNNLQSSQSIIHNTTSKRSLGLQLRNGGTSQCRQSSEQKKKDSDMYATLANNEISSSESPWVKMSYETDNNHVSTISQPTSFQRNIIGTVLTDAKLKELAEIQRECRKMLLESKEEVEQNDKKKSQMQSLCAADGDLKNVDIKHCNRDLKPSSPRKICSPEKPVPPKKPDLCILGLTTSPNATRELNVVRSNGQSTAFSPGFNSQSQFPDDSFCTPLHKHVIHSPPSPKHLVSTSDNSVTPVYPINTTSANITMHSPASSPQRTKTPILHKRPDLSLTSPKTTKPLFPSKITGGASMGTSGTGGASQSLCITASSSTLKTIGTGTTMARNTLNETLDTLKTNYSLGAMEMYRTCASSRIMGMATRSTLGNSKGQGTTSTWTEGTQTEVTHPSCGDIKTKLYQDDTSFQRRMMRSSLAEDEEEDIKESLEERRINMARMMMMSSTTKKKDKGRKKKKKRPGRQLLMISAKMEPSPSSSSSSSSSSSSSSSSGDERDVRKDRTIQISQKMKVTKVWDQDTSDSESSFSLIGQSRYSLSSVLSTDSLRGELSLPDLLIQEPGEKQDEPGALRGGEKSKEASSPQDADVFGSISADQMFISGCPRTTEDLFTIIHRSKRKMLGRRDLEEDKHCVSSSSSSPSPPVTPTDQLMRPAALKSQRSARSESFKALLLRKGSRPDSSSRISAVERLRKVVSPTAAADLHGAPPPHISSDQVNSTSSLQTGETHDITAHLTLNVQQPPRSPCAQSFSMMLEWRQQDLPHNNLFFSSSSSSPFFFLSSSSTRPRSLTPPCSASRRFAARCRLVAAPMTAIFEGEDEEEDEEDFNESSGADGESSLTLVETA; this is encoded by the exons ATGGTTCTGATCGGAACGGCAATCAAATCTGTCCTCAGATATCTCAGTAAGACCAGAG ggGACGGGGACAGTAAGTGGTCTGTTCACTACACTACCCAGAAGCCTCAGCAGGGTCTGCGCTTCATCCCTGGCAAAAGGCGATCAGGCAGTGCTGATGACCTGCGAG CATGTaatgggctgactcagcatggcTGCAGCATCCCAAGTGGTtctcagccccccccccccagccccACCCTTCCTCCCTTCTCCAGCATCAACCAATCAGACGGAACCGCACGACGAGGGTGGAGGGACAAAAGCAGGAAGATG AAGTCCAGAGTCTTGGACTTTTTCTCTAAGTCttgcttttcagtttgtttcaagTTTTCAGTTTGGAGAAGAAAG tcCACAACATCCTCAGAGGAAGATGAGATGTTCATCTTGAACAACAGGCGACCCCTGACACCACTGGTCCTGAATCCCGTCCATCTCACCTCCTGTTGGGATGATGATGAGCAAACATATGAGCCAAAAGTCGAAATGGATGTGGAACCGCACCCTCGACTTCCAACGCCGGAGGAGAGGATGAGGCAGCAGGCCGAAGCAGTCGCAGCAGATATTGTTCCTATTAATGTAACAG GTGAGAGTTTTGATCGCCAAGCCAGTTTTCGAAGAACACTTTCCAATGCTGACTCACTAAACCGACGACCCCGGAAATTGAGCCGACGCAAGACAGTTACTGGGATACCAGATAATGCCCTCCCGAAGTCACCATCTATCTCTGACGTTCTTCCTGGTCAGTTCTCCACTGTGGGTCGACCTGCATCTGAATGTACCTCTCCTCATCAGCAGAGGAAcatggaggtggaggaaaaggGAGATCTAAGAAAAGAGGAGCAGCTGTCAACAAGGAGAATCCGAGCCCCTAAAGGAGAGGGAATGTCCAGCCTCATGGCCTCCCTTACCTCTTCCCCACATATTGGTTGCCATTCCGGCTCCTGCTGCTCACCATCCTTGGAGAGCCACACCCTCCCCCGTCCAGCAACCAACTCCTCCCTGAACTCCGAGGCCAGCTGTAACAGTGTATCCTGCAGGACTCTCAGCACCTCCTCATCTTGCTACCAG tcaCAGGATCTACAGGGATTCCCCAGTGATCTTCACCCTCTGCTGCCCTTTGACCCCACTGCCAGAGTAATGCCACagtctccttcctcctcctttaaTTCCGTTCCCTCCTCACCTATTATATCATCTGTCCCTGCAACCTCTAGTTGTGCCCTACAATCAGAGTGGGCTTCCCCCAATGATAAGCCCAATAATGAGGCCCTTTCTTCCCCCGGCTCTCTTCCTTCTTCCCCTATCACTGATTCAGAGACTCAGTTTCATTACCCAGCAGAGGATGACCTGACAACCACAAAGCAGGACACCCAGTGTTTCTCAGATGGTTGTTCCTTGACTGGAGAGAGATGGAGCTACAAAACCCTCTCTCCAACCTCTAGTGTCCACAGTGGAATTTCCCAGGAAATGAGATGTGTTTCTGATGAAGGTTGGAACTTCGATCCACTTCTCTCTTCTGGTCGGTCCTCCCCTTCTTGCACTGATAGCAGCTCCTTGCGTTCAGTGAAGATGTCCTCTCCCTCGCTAAACCGTGAGAAAAGGAAGTCAAGCACATCCTCCTGCTACTCTCGTTCTGTCACCCGCAGCATCTCCCTTCGCAAGTCCAAGcgtccacctcctccaccattGCGTTCTGATTCATTGAGGCGACGGCCAGGTCGTAGCAAATCTTCGCGTTCTTCTTCTAGTCCCAAGGTGGAGCGCGGTCCCCGCCTGGAACGCACCATGCAGCACACACCTGCGTCATCTCCCCAGAACTTTCAGGATCCCTGGGTGCCCCGAAGTAGCACCAAAAGACGCCAAAGTGGACTTAACTGTGGTACAGTTTCAACCTTTGAGCCTCTAAACCCAGACTGCCAGGCATCAACCTCTTCTGACTCTCCTCCTTCCAACCTCGAACCAACTCACCTCAGCCCTGGGTCTCCAGGTTCAGAGGAGGAAGGTCTGACTTTTACTCTCAATCACCAACCTCCAGCTTCCTCTTCTGTGCCTGGGCTTCAGCGACTTGCTTCGCCCTCCAGTGGGTACTCTAGTCAGTCTAACACTCCAACTCCTGGCACGCCAGTGTCTTCACCCCTCATCCCATCCTCCCCTCTCACAACAAGTCCTGGAGCTTTCTCCCTCCCCCCAACCTCACctttctcctcttcctgctTTACCTCCTTCCCCCTCTCCCCTGTCGCATCCTCCCTGCCTAGGACAAGGTCTCGAGGTGAAGGCAGACCAAAGCCACCAGTGCCAGAGAGGAAGTCTTCACTTTTCTCATCCCTTTCATCCTCATTTTCTTCAACCTCTTCCCTCTCCTCCTGCACCTCCTCAGACTCCTCTGCCAAACATATTAATCTTCCTGCCCCACCACCTCGGCCTCCTCTTCTCGAGTCttctttgctttcactttcCTGCTCTCCCATTCATGaaactcttcctcctccccctcctcctccactgcaGTCCTGCTCACCTGCTCCTTGTTCTTTCACTAAACTTTCTCTTGTTCCTCTTCCTTCACCATCATCCCTTCCTCTGCCCCCTCCACCGCCTCCTCTCCCACCATTATCCCTTGCCAGGCCTTCTCCTCTACCTCCCTTCTCCcggcctcctcctcccccctacTCCTACGCTGTCAGGCAGACTTCCCATCATGATCTGGTATTTACAGTGTCATCTTCCACCAACTTCCCTCCTCCCCCAacttctccccctcctcccccatgtTCAGAACTCCCAGACATGCCAATTGCTGAcctccctccaccaccaccacctccccctctccctccttTGTCTACTGTCCCCACACCTTTTGCCTCTGTCTTCTCCCGACCAAGCCCAGACGCGTTTCCACACAAATATGGCAAAGCACACCCCTGCCCTCTGGTAACTGCTCAAGCTCTGCAGGACGTCAAACTCCGCTCTATTAAGAACCAGGAAGTCCTGCCAGCCAATGGTACATCTACTGATGATGGCGCTTTGTTGTCTGTtggtaaccatggtaaccaggATCTACCAATCAAAGAAGCTCAACACTACTTGGCTGACTTGACTAAAGGAAACCTTGTTTCCAACACCAGTGTTAACCTAGCGGAACAAGGATCAGAAAACGATATCTGTTATGTTGCAAACAATGACAATAATACAGCTAGTGCATCCTTGGATAATGCTAGCCTTCACAGCCCAGACAATgctgaaatgaaacaacctaAACATGAATCAGATGATGATttcttcaaacaaacaaaaacagagctttTGGCAGATGAATCAGATTTCAACAATCTTCAAAGCTCACAAAGCATTATTCATAACACTACTAGCAAGAGAAGTCTTGGGCTTCAGCTGAGGAATGGTGGCACTTCTCAATGCAGACAGTCCAgtgaacagaaaaagaaagattcaGACATGTATGCTACACTAGCTAACAATGAAATCTCCAGTTCTGAGAGTCCATGGGTGAAAATGTCTTATGAAACTGACAATAACCATGTCAGCACAATAAGTCAACCTACGTCTTTCCAACGAAACATTATAGGAACAGTGCTAACAGATGCTAAGCTCAAAGAACTTGCAGAGATTCAAAGAGAATGCAGAAAAATGCTGTTAGAGAGCAAAGAGGAAGTCGagcaaaatgacaagaaaaaatcacaaatgcagtCACTCTGTGCTGCTGATGGAGATTTGAAGAATGTTGATATTAAACACTGTAACAGGGACTTGAAGCCAAGTAGCCCAAGAAAGATCTGCTCTCCAGAGAAGCCAGTTCCACCAAAGAAGCCTGATCTTTGCATTCTGGGTCTCACAACATCCCCCAACGCCACACGAGAACTCAATGTGGTGAGGAGCAATGGACAAAGTACAGCATTTTCTCCAGGGTTCAACAGCCAGTCACAGTTTCCTGATGATTCTTTCTGCACACCTTTACACAAACATGTGATCCATAGTCCCCCTTCACCAAAGCACTTGGTGTCCACCAGTGATAACTCAGTGACACCTGTATACCCAATTAACACAACATCTGCCAATATCACCATGCACTCACCTGCCAGCTCCCCTCAACGGACAAAAACACCAATTTTGCACAAGAGACCAGATCTCTCACTGACCTCACCCAAAACAACCAAACCACTCTTTCCATCTAAAATTACAGGAGGGGCTTCCATGGGGACCTCTGGGACTGGAGGTGCTTCACAGAGTCTGTGCATCACAGCTAGCAGTAGCACCTTGAAAACCATAGGCACCGGGACCACAATGGCTCGAAACACTTTGAATGAAACCTTGGATACCTTAAAGACCAACTACTCCCTAGGAGCCATGGAAATGTATAGAACCTGCGCCTCCTCAAGGATCATGGGAATGGCTACCCGTAGCACATTAGGGAACTCAAAGGGCCAAGGAACTACTTCCACATGGACTGAGGGCACCCAAACTGAAGTAACACACCCCAGTTGTGGTGAtatcaaaacaaaactttatcaAGATGATACATCATTTCAGAGGAGAATGATGAGGTCATCACTAGCtgaagatgaagaggaagatATTAAGGAAAGTTTGGAAGAGAGAAGGATTAACATGgcaaggatgatgatgatgtcatccaccacaaagaaaaaagacaaaggaaggaaaaagaagaagaaaaggccaGGCAGGCAGCTGCTAATGATCTCAGCAAAAATGGAACCCTCcccatcatcttcatcatcctcatcatcctcatcatcctcttcatcctcatctGGAGATGAGAGAGATGTAAGAAAAGACAGGACAATCCAAATAAGCCAGAAGATGAAAGTTACTAAAGTTTGGGACCAAGACACAAGTGACTCTGAAAGCTCCTTCAGTTTGATTGGTCAGAGCAGGTACTCTCTCAGCAGCGTACTGTCCACTGACAGCCTGCGGGGTGAACTGTCACTACCAGATCTTCTCATACAAGAGCCAGGTGAAAAACAAGACGAGCCCGGAGCtctgagaggaggagaaaaatcaaaggaggcTAGCAGTCCCCAGGATG CTGATGTGTTTGGCAGCATTTCAGCAGATCAGATGTTCATCTCTGGTTGTCCGCGAACCACAGAGGATCTATTCACCATCATTCACAG GTCCAAGAGGAAGATGCTTGGAAGAAGGGATCTAGAAGAAGACAAACATTGTGTCTcgagctcctcctcctccccctcccctccGGTGACTCCCACTGACCAGCTAATGCGACCTGCAGCACTCAAGAGTCAAAGGTCAGCAAGAAGTGAGAGCTTTAAGGCTCTCCTGCTGAGGAAGGGCAGTCGACCTGATTCTTCATCTCGAATCTCAGCAGTTGAGCGACTTCGGAAAGTTGTTTCTCCCACTGCAGCAGCTGACCTTCATGGTGCACCACCACCTCACATATCCTCAGACCAAGTAAACTCCACAAGCTCCCTCCAAACTGGAGAAACACATGACATCACTGCCCACCTGACTCTTAATGTTCAGCAACCTCCCAGATCTCCATGTGCTCagagcttctccatgatgttggAATGGAGGCAACAGGATCTGCCACATAATAACCTCTTCTtctcatcttcttcctcctctcccttcTTCTTCCTGTCATCCTCCTCCACGCGCCCTCGCTCCCTCACTCCTCCCTGCTCGGCTAGCCGCCGCTTTGCCGCCCGCTGCCGCCTTGTTGCAGCCCCCATGACTGCAATCTTTGAAggggaagatgaggaggaagatgaagaggatTTCAACGAGTCATCGGGAGCTGATGGAGAATCCAGTCTGACACTGGTTGAGACTGCTTGA